A genomic segment from Syntrophotalea acetylenivorans encodes:
- a CDS encoding ExeA family protein has product MSYAEHYGLEREPFSNAPDARFYFNSEQHRQSLQRLMYAVDSNKGLAVLIGGIGTGKTTLARRMLDCLPEDRYESSLLVMVHSGITPEWILTRIAMQFGVEEPASDKLSLLKQLYDRLLQIEESGRRAVVLIDEAQMLQTRDLMEEFRGLLNLEIPSKKLLNIVFFGLPEVEDCLRLDEPLAQRVAVKYQLHSFTVETTTSYINHRLKIAGADRNVFAADAIPAIHRFTGGVPRLINTICDNCLFEGFMRKMEQVDVSVVNSVAGDFGLLKEPLTDVAQSENHSDLTEIENLLDSLEHKI; this is encoded by the coding sequence ATGAGCTACGCCGAACATTATGGACTAGAGCGGGAGCCTTTTTCAAACGCTCCTGACGCTCGGTTCTATTTCAACAGTGAGCAACACCGTCAATCGCTTCAACGCTTGATGTATGCTGTCGACTCCAATAAGGGATTAGCGGTTCTGATCGGAGGAATCGGTACCGGCAAGACGACTCTGGCGCGACGTATGCTGGATTGTCTACCCGAAGATCGCTATGAATCTTCTTTGCTGGTGATGGTCCATTCCGGTATCACACCGGAATGGATATTAACCAGGATCGCCATGCAGTTCGGTGTTGAAGAGCCTGCATCTGACAAACTTTCATTGCTTAAACAGCTCTATGACCGGTTGCTGCAGATCGAGGAGTCGGGTCGTCGCGCTGTGGTTTTGATCGATGAAGCCCAGATGCTGCAAACGCGCGATCTGATGGAAGAGTTTCGCGGGTTGCTCAACCTGGAGATCCCTTCTAAAAAATTACTCAATATCGTCTTCTTCGGCCTGCCTGAAGTCGAGGATTGCTTGCGGCTCGATGAACCTCTGGCCCAGCGTGTCGCTGTTAAATATCAGTTGCATTCCTTTACCGTTGAGACCACAACCAGTTATATTAATCATCGTTTGAAAATTGCCGGTGCTGATCGAAACGTCTTTGCTGCTGATGCTATCCCGGCTATCCACCGCTTTACCGGTGGAGTCCCACGATTGATCAATACCATTTGCGACAATTGCCTGTTCGAGGGCTTCATGCGTAAGATGGAACAGGTCGATGTTTCTGTCGTGAACAGCGTTGCAGGAGACTTCGGTTTGTTGAAGGAACCCTTGACCGATGTGGCTCAATCGGAAAACCACTCTGACTTGACAGAAATCGAGAACTTACTCGACTCTCTTGAGCATAAGATTTGA